In Nocardioides dokdonensis FR1436, the following are encoded in one genomic region:
- a CDS encoding SAV_915 family protein produces MTHTPPPFPPVVYAPTVERDDTQRLAMHRMHDDKVALFVYSAMDRLADFYSPESAWVLMSVADLQAAHEQAPYDLLYLDKRPSPGAVEAGRR; encoded by the coding sequence ATGACCCACACACCTCCTCCGTTCCCTCCGGTGGTCTACGCACCGACCGTCGAGCGCGACGACACCCAGCGACTGGCCATGCATCGCATGCACGACGACAAGGTCGCGCTGTTCGTCTACTCGGCCATGGACCGCCTCGCTGACTTCTACAGCCCCGAGTCCGCCTGGGTGCTGATGTCGGTGGCCGACCTGCAGGCGGCGCACGAGCAGGCGCCCTACGACCTGCTGTACCTCGACAAGCGGCCCAGCCCGGGGGCCGTCGAGGCGGGTCGGCGATGA
- a CDS encoding PH domain-containing protein: MSDPPARLIPRRFTVGVVALLVVVLALTAVSWAVDGFVAWSIRGVNVAVGLLLVAAVSALVRPRRRREPEVRPDGTRVFLAPALTTWPLLGAWGVVLVVAGMWAYLAVTDLGALESPGWALITVGGAIASLPDLLRLLTGRLHRWRLEIGPQGVTYRGYRTDQTWPWAQVHGAHLQARPAGAAIDVKGPGEDPLVPITAFAVSPEQLVEEIRQGRATARR, translated from the coding sequence GTGAGCGACCCACCAGCGCGACTGATCCCCCGTCGGTTCACCGTCGGCGTCGTGGCGCTCCTGGTCGTGGTGCTGGCCCTCACAGCCGTGTCGTGGGCGGTGGACGGGTTCGTGGCGTGGAGCATCCGTGGCGTCAACGTGGCGGTCGGGCTGCTGCTGGTCGCGGCGGTCTCCGCGCTGGTCCGTCCGCGTCGCCGGCGTGAGCCCGAGGTGCGTCCGGACGGGACCCGCGTGTTCCTCGCCCCCGCCCTGACCACGTGGCCGCTCCTGGGCGCCTGGGGCGTCGTCCTGGTCGTGGCGGGGATGTGGGCCTACCTGGCCGTGACGGACCTCGGCGCCCTGGAGTCGCCGGGGTGGGCCCTGATCACCGTCGGCGGCGCGATCGCGTCGCTGCCCGACCTGCTCCGCCTGCTCACCGGCCGCCTGCACCGGTGGCGGCTCGAGATCGGTCCGCAGGGGGTGACCTACCGCGGCTACCGCACCGACCAGACGTGGCCGTGGGCCCAGGTCCACGGCGCCCACCTCCAGGCGCGCCCGGCCGGCGCGGCGATCGACGTGAAGGGCCCGGGCGAGGACCCGCTCGTCCCGATCACCGCCTTCGCGGTGTCCCCCGAGCAGCTGGTCGAGGAGATCAGGCAGGGCAGGGCGACCGCGCGCCGCTGA
- a CDS encoding T3SS (YopN, CesT) and YbjN peptide-binding chaperone 1: MTIDPTYDEAWRELRARLADHLFAMETDDELVVALDDEQEGQRYVRATVEASELWLDSVGPHRPDGPWERDQDDAGDVSWTLDLAQRECDRAADLMVAALRVTHGCLHPAFLTSDRLDLGGLRWERPVAVLAAQRPRVLADDAPLAVLVEDRQHLQQMVDATISEMLGKHPVAHDEDGDVPVPAGESVVWVQVVADRPVVGLMAILVDDIADTEAAEREVPGLQARLPYLQVRVVGDRILVRHEICAVPFAPRQLAGVLTRLCAEIDDIAGEVAGRVGGRRFLEGLLDADDHAEVQEHDGAELLAPLPADLDEHLATVVELLLDGQVEPSQVAAAYDGQRPLLVRSLVGLRTGTVVVPDVDLDLLLHTLRSGLRHLVDRLARRDEGPSRSRGPRTQQLSLLPEDEPGLDLTDPGRWAG, translated from the coding sequence GTGACGATCGATCCGACGTACGACGAGGCGTGGCGCGAGCTGCGCGCCCGGCTGGCCGACCACCTCTTCGCGATGGAGACCGACGACGAGCTGGTCGTCGCGCTGGACGACGAGCAGGAGGGGCAGCGCTACGTGCGGGCGACGGTCGAGGCGAGCGAGCTCTGGCTCGACTCGGTCGGCCCACACCGTCCCGACGGCCCCTGGGAGCGGGACCAGGACGACGCCGGCGACGTCAGCTGGACCCTCGACCTGGCCCAGCGCGAGTGCGACCGCGCGGCCGACCTGATGGTCGCTGCGCTGCGGGTCACGCACGGCTGCCTGCACCCCGCGTTCCTGACCAGCGACCGGCTCGACCTCGGCGGGCTGCGCTGGGAGCGCCCGGTGGCGGTGCTGGCGGCCCAGCGCCCGAGGGTGCTCGCCGACGACGCACCGCTGGCGGTGCTCGTCGAGGACCGCCAGCACCTGCAGCAGATGGTCGACGCCACGATCTCGGAGATGCTCGGCAAGCACCCCGTCGCCCACGACGAGGACGGCGACGTGCCGGTCCCGGCGGGCGAGAGCGTCGTGTGGGTGCAGGTCGTGGCCGACCGGCCCGTCGTGGGGCTGATGGCGATCCTGGTCGACGACATCGCCGACACCGAGGCCGCCGAGCGCGAGGTCCCGGGCCTGCAGGCCCGGCTGCCCTACCTGCAGGTGCGCGTCGTCGGTGACCGCATCCTGGTGCGCCACGAGATCTGCGCCGTCCCGTTCGCGCCCCGCCAGCTCGCGGGCGTGCTCACGCGGCTCTGCGCGGAGATCGACGACATCGCCGGCGAGGTCGCCGGACGGGTCGGCGGCCGCCGGTTCCTCGAGGGCCTCCTCGACGCCGACGACCACGCCGAGGTCCAGGAGCACGACGGCGCCGAGCTGCTCGCACCCCTGCCCGCCGACCTCGACGAACACCTCGCCACCGTCGTCGAGCTGCTCCTCGACGGCCAGGTCGAGCCGAGCCAGGTCGCGGCGGCGTACGACGGGCAGCGCCCGCTGCTGGTGCGGTCCCTGGTGGGGCTGCGCACCGGCACCGTGGTGGTGCCCGACGTCGACCTCGATCTCCTGCTGCACACGCTGCGCTCCGGGCTGCGCCACCTCGTCGACCGGCTCGCCCGCCGCGACGAGGGCCCCAGCCGCTCGCGCGGACCGCGCACCCAGCAGCTCTCGCTGCTGCCCGAGGACGAGCCCGGCCTCGACCTCACCGACCCCGGTCGCTGGGCGGGCTGA
- a CDS encoding bile acid:sodium symporter family protein, whose product MNDSALISVGLPVALAVIMFGLGLSLQVEDFRRVARSPRAVVVALTLQVLVLPLIAFGLVLLLDLDPLLAVGVMLLAASPGGTTANLFSHLFHGDVALNVTLTAINSVIAAFTIPLITNLAIGYFDADGELGLQVGKVLQVIAIVLVPVVIGMLVRRRSAGFAARADKPVRIFSIAVLVVVAVGALLGERENLPDYVRQVGLVTALFCAASLSLGYLGARMLRLDQPQAIASSMEVGIHNTTVALTIALSVLDSTEVAIPAAVYSVIMYVFATAFGFLLTRRTRGRQHQPVG is encoded by the coding sequence GTGAACGACTCCGCACTGATCAGCGTGGGCCTGCCGGTCGCGCTGGCCGTCATCATGTTCGGCCTCGGCCTGTCGTTGCAGGTCGAGGACTTCCGCCGGGTGGCGCGCAGCCCCCGGGCGGTGGTCGTGGCGCTGACGCTGCAGGTGCTGGTGCTGCCCCTGATCGCGTTCGGGTTGGTGCTCCTGCTGGACCTCGACCCGCTGCTCGCGGTCGGCGTGATGCTGCTGGCCGCCTCGCCGGGCGGCACCACCGCCAACCTCTTCAGCCACCTCTTCCACGGCGACGTCGCCCTCAACGTCACGCTCACCGCGATCAACTCGGTGATCGCGGCCTTCACCATCCCGCTCATCACCAACCTCGCGATCGGGTACTTCGACGCCGACGGCGAGCTCGGCCTGCAGGTCGGCAAGGTGCTGCAGGTGATCGCCATCGTGCTGGTGCCGGTCGTGATCGGGATGCTCGTGCGCCGCCGCTCGGCCGGGTTCGCCGCCCGCGCCGACAAGCCGGTGCGGATCTTCTCGATCGCGGTGCTGGTGGTCGTCGCCGTCGGGGCGCTGCTCGGCGAGCGGGAGAACCTGCCCGACTACGTCCGCCAGGTCGGGCTCGTGACCGCGCTGTTCTGCGCGGCCAGCCTGAGCCTGGGCTACCTCGGGGCCCGGATGCTGCGCCTGGACCAGCCGCAGGCCATCGCCAGCTCGATGGAGGTCGGCATCCACAACACCACCGTCGCGCTCACGATCGCGCTCAGCGTCCTCGACAGCACCGAGGTGGCCATCCCGGCCGCGGTCTACTCGGTGATCATGTACGTCTTCGCCACCGCCTTCGGGTTCCTCCTCACCCGTCGGACCCGGGGGCGGCAGCACCAGCCGGTCGGCTGA
- a CDS encoding MGMT family protein: MDADYVEAVLAVVAAVPRGRVTTYGEVAAVVGRAGPRQVGQVLARHGSQVCWWRVVRADGTPPTCHDGTGLGLLRAEGTALRPDGRVDLGLAGG, from the coding sequence ATGGACGCCGACTACGTGGAGGCCGTGCTCGCGGTGGTCGCCGCGGTGCCGCGCGGGCGGGTCACGACGTACGGCGAGGTGGCGGCCGTCGTGGGCCGTGCCGGGCCCCGCCAGGTCGGGCAGGTGCTGGCGCGGCACGGGTCGCAGGTGTGCTGGTGGCGGGTGGTGCGCGCCGACGGCACCCCACCGACCTGCCACGACGGCACCGGCCTGGGCCTGCTGCGCGCCGAGGGCACTGCCCTGCGGCCGGACGGCCGGGTGGACCTGGGCCTCGCCGGCGGCTGA
- a CDS encoding DUF4185 domain-containing protein: MRSSRVAGAVVAGTLLLATASCLGSVPSERVEEQPSVSTRARLVPDCPAPPVGGQARSADELNRMMASIDLPAWQSGDIGASARLPDGRIAWIFGDTSRTDAVRPFLVANSMLVTSRRCVSQLRTPDDGPVVPDAAPGVVYWPMSMTQGRYDGQDYLVVLCSRIDRGFGGAFGFTYLGSSAAVFTVEDGEAPQLLVVAELTRDSRDLDQVNWGAAATRDGDWYLVYGTRVTGRAYEPGRELYVARTPVATPAERERWQFWDGWRWQPRVERAAPVLAAEDGVSQTLSVDAIDGEYVAVSKRDGDVADYVYTWSAPHPWGPWTAVKRLRAPAGLDTGRLRYAPLAHPDIRLVSGDLLASISRNTTDLQELRQDPALGRPEFIELAR, from the coding sequence GTGAGGAGCTCCCGCGTCGCTGGAGCCGTCGTCGCAGGGACGCTGCTGCTCGCCACGGCCAGCTGCCTCGGGAGCGTCCCCTCCGAGCGGGTGGAGGAGCAGCCGAGCGTCTCGACGCGCGCCCGGCTCGTCCCCGACTGCCCGGCCCCGCCGGTGGGAGGGCAGGCGCGCTCGGCCGACGAGCTGAACCGGATGATGGCCTCGATCGACCTGCCCGCCTGGCAGTCCGGGGACATCGGGGCCAGCGCCCGGCTGCCCGACGGGCGGATCGCGTGGATCTTCGGCGACACCAGCCGCACCGACGCAGTGCGCCCGTTCCTGGTGGCCAACTCGATGCTCGTCACCTCCCGGCGCTGCGTCTCCCAGCTTCGTACCCCCGACGACGGGCCGGTGGTGCCCGACGCGGCGCCCGGCGTCGTGTACTGGCCGATGTCGATGACCCAGGGCCGCTACGACGGCCAGGACTACCTGGTGGTGCTCTGCTCGCGCATCGACCGCGGCTTCGGCGGGGCGTTCGGGTTCACCTACCTCGGCAGCTCGGCGGCGGTCTTCACCGTCGAGGACGGCGAGGCGCCCCAGCTGCTGGTCGTCGCCGAGCTGACGCGCGACTCCCGCGACCTCGACCAGGTCAACTGGGGCGCGGCCGCCACCCGCGACGGCGACTGGTACCTCGTCTACGGCACCCGGGTCACCGGGCGGGCCTACGAGCCGGGCCGCGAGCTGTACGTCGCCCGCACCCCGGTCGCCACGCCCGCCGAACGGGAGCGCTGGCAGTTCTGGGACGGCTGGCGCTGGCAGCCCCGGGTCGAGCGGGCCGCCCCCGTCCTCGCCGCCGAGGACGGTGTCTCGCAGACGCTGTCCGTCGACGCCATCGACGGCGAGTACGTCGCGGTGTCCAAGCGCGACGGCGACGTCGCCGACTACGTCTACACCTGGTCCGCACCCCACCCGTGGGGGCCGTGGACCGCCGTCAAGCGGCTCCGGGCGCCGGCGGGCCTGGACACCGGGCGGTTGCGCTACGCCCCGCTGGCCCACCCCGACATCAGGCTCGTCTCGGGCGACCTGCTCGCCTCCATCTCCCGCAACACCACCGACCTGCAGGAGCTCAGGCAGGACCCCGCGCTCGGGCGCCCCGAGTTCATCGAGCTGGCCCGCTGA
- a CDS encoding helix-turn-helix transcriptional regulator, with amino-acid sequence MDDDFAAAVTGVGALSDPTRRALYLHVVDQVDAVTREQAATACGVAVHTAKFHLDRLVEAGLLEVDQRRAPGRTGPGAGRPAKVYRRADREVSVSLPERSYDLAAHLLARAVEDAMATGTAVDVAVRAAARQHGVEAGGAASRAHPGGGRELERVAPVLAAQGYEPVEDPDGLRLRNCPFDQLVDEHLDLVCGMNEALVDGVLEGMSCSSLHAVLLPAPDLCCVRVRAR; translated from the coding sequence ATGGACGACGACTTCGCAGCAGCCGTGACCGGCGTCGGCGCGCTCAGCGACCCGACCCGCCGTGCGCTCTACCTCCACGTCGTCGACCAGGTCGACGCCGTGACCCGGGAGCAGGCGGCCACCGCGTGCGGTGTCGCGGTGCACACCGCGAAGTTCCACCTCGACCGGCTCGTCGAGGCCGGCCTGCTCGAGGTCGACCAGCGCCGCGCACCGGGACGCACCGGGCCCGGCGCCGGACGGCCGGCGAAGGTCTACCGCCGCGCCGACCGCGAGGTCAGCGTCTCGCTGCCCGAGCGCTCCTACGACCTCGCGGCGCACCTGCTGGCGCGCGCCGTCGAGGACGCCATGGCCACCGGAACCGCGGTCGACGTCGCGGTGCGCGCCGCGGCCCGCCAGCACGGGGTCGAGGCCGGCGGGGCCGCGTCGCGCGCGCACCCCGGGGGTGGACGCGAGCTGGAGCGGGTCGCCCCGGTGCTCGCCGCCCAGGGCTACGAGCCCGTCGAGGACCCCGACGGGCTCCGGCTGCGCAACTGCCCCTTCGACCAGCTGGTCGACGAGCACCTCGACCTCGTGTGCGGGATGAACGAGGCGCTCGTCGACGGGGTGCTCGAGGGGATGTCGTGCTCCTCGCTGCACGCCGTGCTGCTGCCCGCCCCGGACCTGTGCTGCGTCCGGGTGCGGGCCCGCTGA
- a CDS encoding NAD(P)/FAD-dependent oxidoreductase, translated as MDTTTPDPRDQRVVVVGGGLTGGAAVVALRERGHRGPLTLVCAEDHVPYERPGLSKGYLAGSEDAAALEVQPPGWYAEHHVDLRLATTVTGLDLAARTVTTSAGDRVRYDQLLLATGAAPRHLAMADDAASHGAPVCYLRTIEDADVLQRHLHPGRHVVLIGGGFIGLEVAATARGRGAEVTVVESQALPLVGVLGEQVALRLAEVHRDHGVDLRLGTQVTGVRVVDELVMVDLDGRPGVTGDVLVVGVGATPRTELAERAGLEVDGGIVVDEHLRTSDPHVLAAGDVARFAHPALGRSLRVEHWATAQAHGRLAARSALGEDALVEEQPFFFSDQYDLGLEHFGDVGPDGPDEVVVHGDLGTSLVAYYGVGGIVRAAMHVNDWDRAGEVKRAVTDGIGIETLRGARA; from the coding sequence ATGGACACGACCACGCCCGACCCCCGCGACCAGCGGGTGGTGGTGGTCGGCGGCGGTCTCACCGGCGGCGCGGCCGTCGTCGCGCTGCGCGAGCGCGGGCACCGCGGGCCGTTGACGCTGGTGTGCGCGGAGGACCACGTGCCCTACGAGCGACCCGGGCTCTCCAAGGGCTACCTCGCCGGCAGCGAGGACGCCGCGGCACTCGAGGTGCAGCCGCCCGGCTGGTACGCCGAGCACCACGTGGACCTGCGCCTCGCGACCACGGTCACCGGCCTCGACCTCGCGGCCCGCACAGTGACGACGAGCGCGGGCGACCGGGTCCGCTACGACCAGCTGCTGCTGGCCACCGGCGCCGCGCCCCGCCACCTCGCGATGGCGGACGACGCGGCGAGCCACGGGGCGCCGGTCTGCTACCTGCGCACGATCGAGGACGCCGACGTCCTCCAGCGGCACCTGCACCCGGGCCGGCACGTCGTGCTGATCGGTGGTGGGTTCATCGGTCTGGAGGTGGCTGCCACGGCCCGCGGCCGCGGCGCCGAGGTGACCGTCGTCGAGTCCCAGGCCCTCCCCCTCGTCGGGGTGCTCGGCGAGCAGGTGGCACTGCGGCTGGCCGAGGTGCACCGCGATCACGGGGTCGACCTGCGGCTCGGCACCCAGGTCACCGGGGTGCGCGTGGTCGACGAGCTGGTCATGGTCGACCTGGACGGGCGGCCCGGCGTGACCGGAGACGTGCTGGTCGTCGGGGTGGGAGCGACGCCGCGCACCGAGCTGGCCGAGCGGGCCGGGCTCGAGGTCGACGGCGGCATCGTCGTCGACGAGCACCTGCGCACCTCCGACCCGCACGTGCTGGCCGCGGGCGACGTGGCCCGCTTCGCCCACCCCGCGCTGGGCCGGTCGCTGCGCGTGGAGCACTGGGCGACCGCGCAGGCCCACGGCCGGCTCGCCGCCCGGTCGGCCCTGGGCGAGGACGCCCTCGTCGAGGAGCAGCCGTTCTTCTTCTCCGACCAGTACGACCTCGGCCTGGAGCACTTCGGTGACGTCGGCCCGGACGGCCCCGACGAGGTCGTCGTCCACGGCGACCTGGGCACCTCGCTGGTGGCCTACTACGGCGTCGGCGGGATCGTCCGCGCCGCCATGCATGTCAACGACTGGGACCGGGCAGGAGAGGTGAAGCGGGCCGTCACCGACGGCATCGGGATCGAGACGCTGCGAGGAGCGCGGGCATGA
- a CDS encoding STAS domain-containing protein, translating into MGTDTLATATTATPDGCRFSVVGELDLASVRALRARWSEALVGAPRRLDLDLAGLTFLDATGLGTILWCRQRALAVGLGCRVVAASPSAVRIMRLTGTHVLLVEDPPARLSRPAGAAAPGSDG; encoded by the coding sequence ATGGGCACCGACACGCTCGCCACCGCCACCACCGCGACACCCGACGGCTGCCGCTTCAGCGTCGTCGGTGAGCTCGACCTCGCCTCGGTCCGCGCCCTGCGCGCGCGCTGGTCCGAGGCGCTGGTCGGTGCGCCCCGGCGCCTCGACCTCGACCTCGCGGGGCTGACCTTCCTCGACGCCACCGGCCTGGGCACGATCCTGTGGTGCCGCCAACGGGCCCTGGCCGTGGGGCTGGGGTGCCGGGTGGTCGCGGCCAGCCCCTCGGCGGTCCGCATCATGCGCCTGACCGGCACCCACGTCCTGCTCGTCGAGGACCCGCCGGCTCGCCTCAGCCGACCGGCTGGTGCTGCCGCCCCCGGGTCCGACGGGTGA
- a CDS encoding DoxX family membrane protein, with translation MLDQHPVSASPSSRPAGNASPLLSDDRGAHQAYLLLRTVLTIAPIAFGLDKFFGVLVDWDVYLAGWIDDLAPGTAHQAMLAVGVVEIAAGVLVALAPRLGAPVVALWLAGIIVNLVSMGQYYDIALRDAGLFVAALALYRLAVSPAAHAARAEAVDNAARR, from the coding sequence ATGCTCGACCAGCACCCCGTCTCAGCCTCACCCTCGTCCCGGCCCGCCGGGAACGCCTCGCCGCTGCTCAGCGACGACCGTGGCGCCCACCAGGCCTACCTGCTGCTGCGCACCGTCCTCACCATCGCCCCGATCGCCTTCGGGCTGGACAAGTTCTTCGGCGTGCTCGTCGACTGGGACGTCTACCTCGCCGGCTGGATCGACGACCTGGCACCGGGCACCGCCCACCAGGCGATGCTCGCGGTCGGCGTCGTGGAGATCGCCGCCGGCGTCCTGGTCGCCCTCGCCCCGCGCCTCGGCGCGCCCGTGGTCGCCCTGTGGCTGGCCGGCATCATCGTCAACCTGGTCTCGATGGGCCAGTACTACGACATCGCCCTGCGCGACGCCGGCCTGTTCGTCGCCGCCCTCGCGCTCTACCGGCTCGCCGTCTCCCCCGCCGCTCACGCGGCTCGTGCGGAGGCCGTCGACAACGCTGCTCGCCGATGA
- a CDS encoding mismatch-specific DNA-glycosylase, translated as MQVLPDLVPDRPLVVFCGLAGAASQKHRDHYYETPGNSFWESLHLSGLSPRRLQPHEDHLVPDLGLGLTDLVGHWDPRWVEVDELVAKCEKWQLEWLAFTSKAVAHEAARAVGRRGRPGLGVQDWYLGPAQVFVLPGVSGANQRRDYDGRPNRLAWWRDLAMICGA; from the coding sequence GTGCAGGTGCTCCCCGACCTCGTCCCGGACCGGCCGCTCGTCGTCTTCTGCGGCCTGGCCGGCGCGGCCAGCCAGAAGCACCGCGACCACTACTACGAGACCCCGGGCAACAGCTTCTGGGAGTCGTTGCACCTCTCCGGGCTCTCCCCGCGGCGGTTGCAGCCGCACGAGGACCACCTCGTGCCCGACCTCGGCCTGGGCCTGACCGACCTCGTCGGGCACTGGGACCCGCGCTGGGTGGAGGTCGACGAGCTCGTTGCCAAGTGTGAGAAGTGGCAGCTGGAGTGGCTGGCCTTCACCAGCAAGGCCGTGGCCCACGAGGCCGCCCGCGCGGTGGGACGCCGAGGGCGGCCCGGGCTGGGAGTCCAGGACTGGTACCTCGGGCCGGCGCAGGTCTTCGTCCTGCCCGGGGTCTCCGGCGCCAACCAGCGCCGCGACTACGACGGGCGCCCGAACCGGCTCGCCTGGTGGCGTGACCTGGCGATGATCTGCGGCGCCTGA
- a CDS encoding PH domain-containing protein translates to MTTIRDGGPLVAPDAAYRSLGRYAVLALIALLVPIGALFAVAGLRAEQPAFPVALGALLVVMGVAGAGSLTAPRHGPRADPPPAVAVEGGLALPLRRAHVLMRAVVGAAIAGLGVGMVLLGGSATRPLLVFGRDVDPRVVGVLVVLGVVAAAVLATRTENRLVVGPDGVRMPGGLTRARTVPWRDIAEVGAVRGWQPHLVVAFKGPGLVACRLLPQAWPASSLVALLEHHRRKAGDRGALVHPDAVERFRT, encoded by the coding sequence GTGACCACGATCCGTGACGGCGGACCTCTCGTCGCCCCGGACGCGGCCTACCGCTCGCTGGGCCGCTACGCCGTGCTGGCTCTCATCGCTCTCCTGGTGCCGATCGGCGCGCTCTTCGCGGTCGCCGGGCTGAGGGCCGAGCAGCCGGCCTTCCCGGTCGCCCTCGGGGCACTGCTCGTGGTGATGGGCGTCGCCGGGGCCGGCAGCCTGACGGCCCCGCGCCACGGGCCGCGGGCCGACCCGCCGCCCGCCGTCGCCGTCGAGGGTGGTCTCGCGCTGCCGCTGCGCCGCGCGCACGTGCTGATGCGCGCCGTGGTGGGTGCCGCGATCGCGGGCCTGGGTGTGGGGATGGTGCTGCTCGGCGGCTCGGCGACCCGTCCCCTGCTGGTGTTCGGGCGGGACGTGGACCCCCGGGTCGTGGGCGTCCTGGTCGTCCTCGGGGTGGTCGCGGCGGCCGTGCTGGCGACGCGCACCGAGAACCGGTTGGTCGTGGGCCCCGACGGAGTGCGGATGCCCGGCGGGCTGACCCGGGCGCGGACCGTGCCGTGGCGCGACATCGCCGAGGTGGGCGCCGTACGCGGGTGGCAGCCGCACCTGGTCGTCGCGTTCAAGGGCCCCGGGCTGGTGGCCTGCCGACTGCTGCCGCAGGCGTGGCCGGCCTCGTCGCTGGTGGCGCTGCTCGAGCACCACCGGCGCAAGGCCGGTGACCGGGGTGCGCTGGTCCACCCCGACGCCGTGGAGCGTTTCCGCACCTGA
- the folE gene encoding GTP cyclohydrolase I, with the protein MTALTAMTTATRTTPSCAPAPDTEAATRAAAALLTALGVDWDTVHMARTPARLAAAYAEMLTAPAFELTTFPNDQGHDGQGHDELVVVRDIAFQSLCEHHLLPFVGVAHVGYLPGERLLGLSKFARLVDFTARAPQTQERLTQQVARQLEKHLRPRGVGVVLEADHSCMTLRGARAGGARTVTSTLLGTLRHDPAARAEFLDLARPARSPGVR; encoded by the coding sequence ATGACGGCCCTGACAGCGATGACGACGGCGACCAGGACGACGCCCTCCTGCGCCCCGGCCCCGGACACCGAGGCCGCGACCCGGGCGGCCGCGGCGCTGCTCACCGCCCTGGGCGTCGACTGGGACACCGTGCACATGGCGCGCACCCCGGCCCGGCTGGCAGCGGCGTACGCCGAGATGCTCACGGCGCCCGCCTTCGAGCTGACCACCTTCCCCAACGACCAGGGCCACGACGGCCAGGGCCACGACGAGCTGGTGGTGGTGCGCGACATCGCGTTCCAGTCGCTGTGCGAGCACCACCTGCTGCCGTTCGTCGGGGTGGCCCACGTCGGCTACCTGCCCGGCGAGCGGCTCCTCGGGCTGTCGAAGTTCGCGCGCCTGGTCGACTTCACCGCCCGCGCCCCCCAGACCCAGGAGCGGCTGACCCAACAGGTCGCCCGGCAGCTCGAGAAGCACCTGCGCCCGCGCGGCGTCGGGGTGGTGCTCGAGGCCGACCACTCCTGCATGACGCTGCGCGGCGCCCGCGCCGGCGGCGCGCGCACGGTCACCTCGACCCTGCTCGGCACGCTGCGCCACGACCCGGCCGCGCGTGCGGAGTTCCTCGACCTCGCCCGCCCGGCCCGCAGCCCGGGGGTGCGGTGA
- a CDS encoding DUF488 family protein: protein MTTPRLLTLGHGTLDAEGLVGLLRDAGVRRLVDVRRFPGSRRDPSVGRDSLTGRLPAAGVDYRWEERLGGRRRVPQGQPEEVDGWWRVPAFRAYAAHTRTEEFRAGLAQVLEEAGAALTAVMCSETVWWRCHRRIVSDAAVLLHGVDVQHLGHDGRLTPHPPAEGARVGEDGLHYDGPPPPAPS, encoded by the coding sequence ATGACCACGCCGAGACTGCTCACGCTGGGCCACGGGACGCTCGACGCCGAGGGGCTGGTCGGGCTGCTCCGCGACGCCGGCGTGCGCCGCCTGGTCGACGTACGCCGCTTCCCCGGCAGCCGGCGCGACCCGTCGGTGGGCCGCGACTCGTTGACGGGGCGGCTGCCGGCCGCCGGGGTCGACTACCGGTGGGAGGAACGGCTCGGCGGGCGGCGCCGGGTGCCGCAGGGCCAGCCCGAGGAGGTCGACGGCTGGTGGCGGGTGCCGGCGTTCCGCGCCTATGCCGCCCACACCCGCACCGAGGAGTTCCGCGCCGGGCTGGCGCAGGTGCTCGAGGAGGCGGGCGCGGCGCTGACGGCGGTGATGTGCAGCGAGACGGTGTGGTGGCGCTGCCACCGGCGCATCGTCAGTGACGCGGCGGTGCTGCTGCACGGCGTCGACGTGCAGCACCTCGGCCACGACGGGCGACTCACCCCGCACCCGCCCGCCGAGGGGGCCCGGGTGGGCGAGGACGGGCTGCACTACGACGGCCCACCGCCCCCGGCCCCCTCCTAG
- a CDS encoding STAS domain-containing protein, with product MGNEIITVPTRHTRYTVTGELDVATVHDLRRRFTAALDQPALSGPDSGPGLDLDLTGVTFMDAAGLGAVMWCRRRALDAGRACIVDAASPAALRLMRLTGTHDLLRGTAAAPVGTAIPV from the coding sequence ATGGGCAACGAGATCATCACCGTGCCGACACGGCACACCCGCTACACCGTGACCGGCGAGCTGGACGTCGCCACCGTGCACGACCTGCGCCGTCGCTTCACCGCCGCGCTCGACCAGCCGGCCCTGTCCGGGCCCGACTCCGGACCGGGGCTCGACCTGGACCTGACCGGCGTCACCTTCATGGACGCCGCCGGCCTCGGAGCCGTGATGTGGTGCCGCCGCCGGGCGCTCGACGCCGGCCGCGCCTGCATCGTCGACGCCGCCAGCCCCGCCGCGCTGCGCCTGATGAGGCTCACCGGCACCCACGACCTGCTGCGCGGCACCGCCGCGGCACCGGTCGGCACCGCCATCCCCGTCTGA